A single Petrotoga sp. 9PW.55.5.1 DNA region contains:
- the aglA gene encoding alpha-glucosidase AglA encodes MTAVKVGIIGAGSAAFSLRLVGDLCKTKGLSGSSVTLMDIDENRLMAVHALAKKFAEGLGADIKFETTTNVDDAIRDASFVVNTALVGGHSYFEKVRQISEKYGYYRGIDSQEFNMVSDYYTITNYNQIKFMHDVAKKIEKLSPKAWLLQAANPVFELTNLITRTVPINMVGICHGHHGVDHIIEKLGLDPNKVEWEVAGVNHGIWLTKFIYQGKDASPLIDELLEKEVGNFKPTDPFDDQISLVAKDMYEFYGKMPIGDTVRNGSWKYHFDLETKKKWFGEPWGGVDSELGWKWYQDRQAEIATAMQKVADYFQKNPNAKLFSKDTLDEIISQTKNEVKAELTQEIYNLLDPQRKSGEQHILLANALLNGEKVDLVLNLPNNGTISGISDDVAVEIPVYADKDGIHHYEINPPLPERIKKMYLAPRINRMEMALEAYLTGDRKVLEEFLIRDPRTKSYDQVVKVLNEILALPENKEMRDHYSKK; translated from the coding sequence ATGACAGCAGTTAAAGTAGGAATTATAGGAGCAGGAAGTGCGGCGTTTTCATTAAGATTAGTTGGTGACTTATGTAAAACAAAAGGTTTATCAGGAAGTTCTGTTACCTTGATGGATATAGACGAGAATAGGTTAATGGCAGTTCACGCACTTGCTAAAAAGTTTGCGGAAGGACTTGGTGCAGATATTAAATTCGAAACTACTACCAATGTTGATGATGCAATAAGAGATGCAAGTTTTGTAGTGAACACAGCATTAGTTGGTGGTCACAGTTATTTTGAAAAAGTAAGACAAATATCTGAAAAGTATGGTTATTACAGAGGGATAGACTCACAAGAGTTTAACATGGTTTCTGATTACTATACCATTACAAATTACAATCAAATAAAATTTATGCATGATGTTGCAAAAAAAATAGAAAAGCTCTCTCCAAAAGCATGGCTTTTGCAAGCCGCTAACCCTGTTTTTGAATTAACCAATCTAATAACAAGAACCGTTCCAATCAATATGGTTGGTATCTGCCATGGTCATCATGGGGTTGATCATATAATTGAAAAATTGGGATTAGACCCTAATAAAGTTGAATGGGAAGTTGCTGGAGTGAACCATGGAATTTGGTTAACCAAATTTATATACCAAGGCAAGGATGCATCCCCATTGATTGATGAACTGTTAGAAAAAGAAGTTGGCAATTTCAAACCAACTGATCCATTTGATGACCAAATATCGCTTGTAGCAAAAGATATGTATGAATTCTATGGTAAAATGCCTATAGGAGACACAGTAAGGAATGGAAGTTGGAAATATCATTTTGATTTAGAAACGAAGAAAAAATGGTTTGGTGAACCATGGGGTGGAGTAGACTCAGAATTAGGATGGAAATGGTATCAAGATAGACAAGCAGAAATTGCGACGGCGATGCAAAAAGTAGCAGACTATTTCCAAAAAAATCCAAACGCAAAATTATTTTCAAAAGATACACTTGATGAGATAATCTCTCAAACCAAGAATGAAGTAAAAGCCGAACTAACACAGGAAATATACAATCTTTTAGATCCTCAAAGAAAAAGTGGTGAGCAACATATTTTGCTAGCAAATGCTCTATTAAACGGCGAAAAAGTTGATTTAGTATTAAATTTACCAAATAATGGGACAATCTCAGGGATTTCAGATGATGTGGCTGTAGAAATACCAGTTTATGCTGATAAAGATGGAATACATCATTATGAAATAAATCCACCACTTCCAGAAAGGATTAAAAAGATGTACTTAGCCCCCAGAATAAATAGGATGGAAATGGCATTGGAGGCTTATTTAACTGGAGATAGAAAAGTACTAGAAGAATTTTTAATAAGAGACCCAAGAACAAAGTCTTACGATCAAGTTGTAAAAGTTTTGAATGAGATACTTGCCTTACCCGAAAACAAAGAAATGCGTGATCATTACAGTAAAAAATAG
- a CDS encoding DeoR/GlpR family DNA-binding transcription regulator, with product MTKVMRQDRILEILEKENSANLEDLAQELNVSMVTLRRDVSELYKRGLIEKFYGGIKKRNQFAEARFFERVKINQNKKEKMAELTLQFINKDTTLFLDASSTCYILAQKIAQNKEFLNIVTNNLYTALALSENPTHNIVVAGGTLDNKNGVTIGVIPENLMKEMRVEKAFFSCSAFSYEEGAFENLPQSASIKKIVGKNCNEIFMLVDSSKFDKKAIMRTFGVEEIDKLISDSYNACLTKIFNKNFIY from the coding sequence ATGACAAAAGTTATGAGACAAGATAGAATTTTAGAAATTTTAGAAAAAGAAAATTCTGCAAATCTGGAAGATTTAGCTCAAGAATTAAATGTATCTATGGTAACTCTTCGAAGAGATGTTTCAGAATTATATAAAAGAGGATTAATTGAGAAATTTTACGGTGGTATAAAAAAAAGGAATCAATTTGCCGAAGCTAGGTTTTTTGAGAGAGTTAAAATCAATCAAAATAAAAAAGAAAAAATGGCTGAACTTACTCTTCAATTTATTAATAAAGATACGACTTTGTTTTTAGATGCAAGCAGTACTTGTTATATACTAGCTCAAAAAATTGCCCAAAATAAGGAATTTTTAAATATTGTAACTAATAACCTTTACACTGCTTTAGCTCTTTCAGAAAATCCCACTCACAACATTGTAGTGGCAGGGGGAACCCTGGATAATAAAAACGGAGTTACAATAGGAGTTATTCCAGAAAATCTGATGAAAGAAATGAGAGTAGAAAAAGCATTTTTTTCTTGTAGTGCATTTTCTTACGAAGAAGGGGCTTTTGAGAATCTTCCTCAAAGTGCAAGTATTAAAAAAATAGTTGGAAAGAATTGCAATGAAATTTTTATGCTTGTAGATAGCTCTAAATTTGATAAAAAAGCTATAATGAGAACTTTTGGAGTAGAAGAGATAGATAAATTAATTAGCGATAGCTATAATGCATGCCTAACAAAAATTTTCAATAAAAACTTTATTTATTGA
- a CDS encoding class II aldolase/adducin family protein → MESNQLKKEVAEFAKLVWDRKLTDGTGGNMSIKNGDEIYITPTTTIKHFLTEKDIITIDKNGNKIEGEKEPSSERKMHLKIYEKVSDVKAIIHAHPPYSTSFAITFNELPIYALPESALVLDPITYIEYQMPGTQDFADAFEKGLEKGSKVFVLQNHGVTVVGKDMSDAYMKLETLEFLAQVSFISKLHGNLNEIPVDKIKAFKEFVNKKN, encoded by the coding sequence ATGGAATCAAATCAATTAAAAAAAGAAGTAGCAGAGTTTGCAAAACTAGTATGGGATAGGAAATTAACTGACGGAACAGGGGGAAATATGAGCATCAAAAATGGGGACGAAATATATATAACTCCAACAACTACGATAAAACATTTTTTGACAGAAAAGGATATTATTACCATTGACAAAAATGGCAATAAAATAGAAGGAGAAAAGGAACCCTCTTCAGAAAGAAAAATGCATTTAAAGATATATGAAAAAGTTTCTGATGTTAAAGCTATTATTCACGCTCACCCCCCGTATTCAACTTCATTTGCCATAACGTTTAACGAACTACCTATTTATGCCCTTCCAGAATCAGCTTTAGTTTTGGATCCAATAACTTATATAGAATATCAAATGCCTGGAACCCAAGACTTTGCAGACGCTTTTGAAAAGGGATTAGAAAAAGGTTCAAAAGTCTTTGTTCTTCAGAATCATGGTGTAACTGTTGTTGGAAAAGATATGAGTGATGCTTACATGAAATTAGAAACTTTGGAATTCTTGGCACAAGTTTCTTTTATCTCAAAACTGCATGGAAATCTAAATGAAATACCTGTAGATAAAATAAAAGCGTTTAAAGAGTTTGTTAATAAGAAAAATTAG